Proteins from one Candidatus Firestonebacteria bacterium RIFOXYD2_FULL_39_29 genomic window:
- a CDS encoding signal peptidase I: MVETKKDPWLGVIFSYILPGLGYIYAGAKAKGLVIMSVWLSLILLSAYGVFSEGPASVYVMYMAIPALVLFCYYQLKTVHSYIRKKNPRDYAIKKDEFLAACLSLFIPGLGQLYLKKVIEGVSCILLAFVIVALKIDAYLEKLLFLLLYIFSILHAYKAARELNGKTSWTLKVNKNLFVLVIALFLLSEILPWRTIIKKHLIQTFTLSAGSMESTLLVGDQLFVSKYAYKISKVERFDIIVFKAPIEKKPVYIKRCVGLPGDKVEIRKKRLFINGIEQTEPYAKHIDTNVIKERDDYFLLVIPQGKYFVLGDNRDSSYDSRHFGLIDKKDIVGKPIKIWLPLNRIGPVK; the protein is encoded by the coding sequence ATGGTTGAAACAAAGAAAGACCCGTGGCTTGGAGTAATATTTAGTTATATTCTTCCGGGGTTGGGGTATATCTATGCAGGGGCGAAGGCAAAAGGGCTTGTTATAATGTCTGTTTGGCTGTCTCTGATATTACTTTCAGCTTATGGTGTTTTTTCCGAAGGTCCTGCTTCTGTATATGTTATGTATATGGCAATTCCTGCTTTAGTATTATTTTGTTACTATCAGCTAAAGACCGTTCATAGTTATATCAGGAAAAAAAACCCGAGAGATTATGCGATAAAGAAGGATGAATTCCTGGCTGCTTGCTTGAGTCTGTTTATTCCTGGGCTGGGACAGTTATATTTAAAAAAGGTTATAGAGGGTGTGTCTTGCATTTTGCTTGCCTTCGTGATTGTAGCGTTAAAAATTGATGCGTATTTAGAAAAGCTTCTATTCCTTCTTTTGTATATATTTTCTATTCTCCACGCTTATAAAGCTGCTAGGGAGTTAAACGGAAAAACATCTTGGACGCTTAAAGTAAACAAGAATCTGTTTGTTCTTGTTATAGCGTTATTTCTGTTATCAGAAATATTGCCTTGGAGAACAATAATTAAAAAACATCTGATCCAAACATTTACTTTATCAGCCGGTTCAATGGAATCAACTCTTCTGGTAGGAGATCAACTTTTTGTCTCAAAATATGCATATAAAATAAGTAAAGTAGAAAGATTCGATATAATAGTTTTTAAGGCTCCTATAGAAAAGAAACCGGTATATATAAAAAGATGTGTTGGATTGCCGGGAGATAAGGTTGAAATCAGAAAAAAGAGACTTTTCATTAACGGAATAGAACAGACCGAACCTTATGCTAAACATATCGATACCAATGTAATAAAAGAGAGAGATGATTATTTTTTACTTGTTATTCCGCAGGGGAAATATTTTGTTTTAGGAGATAATAGGGATTCCAGCTATGATTCAAGACATTTTGGGTTGATTGACAAGAAAGATATAGTTGGAAAGCCTATTAAGATCTGGTTGCCATTAAATCGAATAGGTCCGGTAAAATAA